The region GTGTACCCCCAGCGGTACCGCACCTCAGGAACAACAGAACTCCATAGAGTCGTCGTATGCCGCCCGCGCACCACGCGGCACTTCCGTCAAGGGAGTTGCCCACCGGGCCCGTGCCTCCCGTGACCCCGCAGTTGGGAGGCCAGTGTTCAGGGGCACGATTGCGTCCGCGAGGGTCACCTAAGCGGGCGATGCTGGAAGGAAACCGTGTGAGCCGGATTTCGGTCCGGGGACTCGCAGTGGCCTCGGCCACCGCGGTCACCGCTGTCGGCGCCGTGAGTGGTGTTGCCTCGGGCAGCACTGGCCAGCCGTCTATCGACGCTGAGGCGACGGCGAGTGACTCGACCCTCCTCGCGGACATACCTGCGGGCCAGCAGGCCCAGGTGCAGACCGCGTCCCTGACGCAGCAGGCCGACGCACAGGCCATCGCCGCGGACGCGAGCGCCAAGAAGGACGCGGAGGAGGCTGCCCGCAAGCAGGCGGCCAAGGACGCGGTCGCGAAGCAGAAGGCCGCGGCGGACGCCAAGAAGCGGAAGGAAGCCGCGGAAGCGGCCAGCCGCTCCGAGACGCGTGCCGCTGTCAGCCTGGCCCCGCAGTCCTCGTACACCGTCGCCGAGGTCCAGGCCATCGCGC is a window of Streptomyces sp. NBC_00271 DNA encoding:
- a CDS encoding transglycosylase SLT domain-containing protein encodes the protein MSRISVRGLAVASATAVTAVGAVSGVASGSTGQPSIDAEATASDSTLLADIPAGQQAQVQTASLTQQADAQAIAADASAKKDAEEAARKQAAKDAVAKQKAAADAKKRKEAAEAASRSETRAAVSLAPQSSYTVAEVQAIARQIIPSGQFQCFSNIVDHESTWNYRAQNPSSGAYGLVQSLPGSKMASVGADWQTNPATQIKWGLNYMNDRYGSPCGAWSYWQAHGNY